A segment of the Candidatus Neomarinimicrobiota bacterium genome:
TAAGATTAATCGGTACAGAAAAGAAGGCGTTCTCTAAAATAATCAAGTCTTTGGGGAAGTTTTTCCCCTGTACAAGGCAAATTTTTCCTACTCGATGAATTAGATTCTGTTCAAAAAGAGAGATCCACAAATCTCTTAAACAATTAAATATCAACCAGATAGAAACTCTTGGTTATGCACAGATATTTGTGGCATACTAATTGTAATCATTGATTTCGATGGAATGGAGACTTGAATGATTAACGATATTATCGGTAATAAGACACTAATACCCATTCTAAAAAAAATCCTTGATTTAGGAGCTGTCAGGCACCGGGTTATCGCACAGAACATTGCGAACGTATCTACGAACGGCTACCGGAAAAAATCAGTAGATTTCGAGGAAAGTTTACAATCTCTATTACAGATGCATCGAGAGGGATCAATGACGGAAGCCGGAGATTTTGATGACATGGAAAACGCGGCTGTAGTTGATTTTAAGATAGTCGAGTCCAGCAAAAAACCCGATGCCGGCGCACCCAACAATGTAAATATAAATGAGGAAATGGCTGATTTGGCAAGAAACCATTTGTATTACAAGTTTGCGGTGAATATGATGAGAAGGCAGCTTGCCAGTCTCAAATCAAGTATAACAGGAAGGGTAAGGTAGTTATGCCGAGGTTAAGCGGAATATTCGGAGCTCTCGGTATCAGTGCAAGCGGTATGACCGCTCAAAGGGCAAGGATAGATGCAATATCCTCGAACGTCGCAAATATTCACACAACCAGGGTTGAAGGCGGGTCTTACTACAAGAGGCAAACTGTAATACTTAAGGAAAAAAAGAATGCCTCGGACTTTAGCAGTCTTCTCATTAGCGAATTAGGATCAAACTTCGGCAAAGAGTTTTCAGGCGTTGAAGTTCTGAGCATTCAAAGGATTAACGAATCCCCGAAACTGATATATGAGCCCGATCATCCGGACGCAGACGAAGAGGGAATGGTGAGTTATCCAAATATTAATATTATCGAAGAAATGGTAAACATGATTATGTCGTCGAGAGCATTTGAAGCGAATCTGACGGTATTTAATACAGCTAAAGAGATGATATCGCAATCCCTGGAAATTTAGGAGAACTGTTATACAATGAAAATTAATCCTATTGCAGCACAATATTTAAAACTAAGCTCGAACGCAATTTCGCTTTATAAGCCGGATCAAACTTCGGAGA
Coding sequences within it:
- the flgC gene encoding flagellar basal body rod protein FlgC, coding for MPRLSGIFGALGISASGMTAQRARIDAISSNVANIHTTRVEGGSYYKRQTVILKEKKNASDFSSLLISELGSNFGKEFSGVEVLSIQRINESPKLIYEPDHPDADEEGMVSYPNINIIEEMVNMIMSSRAFEANLTVFNTAKEMISQSLEI
- the flgB gene encoding flagellar basal body rod protein FlgB encodes the protein MINDIIGNKTLIPILKKILDLGAVRHRVIAQNIANVSTNGYRKKSVDFEESLQSLLQMHREGSMTEAGDFDDMENAAVVDFKIVESSKKPDAGAPNNVNINEEMADLARNHLYYKFAVNMMRRQLASLKSSITGRVR